A window of Tautonia plasticadhaerens contains these coding sequences:
- a CDS encoding FG-GAP-like repeat-containing protein, translating into MRLPRRDCPPLLALVPLAILLMLPGCGWFKGKGPAVPGADIPGILPSQMEPVLEAHYAGLGHMERYEYADAAARFREIRELAPDWQPAKINLAIALLNQTGEAIADDESQSGGATEAGGDGGPDRFEQAIALLDEVLAEEPDNLHAHYSKAIILEQVGRWKEAHDEFAAVVEGDPYDAHALYWYAVTMPDSSGTERAALFEPEKLVEPLERALAINPYLVPALYNLSRVYVRPEVGRREDYDRLTDLKNRLDPQRSEPPPGMGDTAAKVYGEMGRYAELVGPPSRRVPPVADAPPPRFSEMRVAEVEFPEGHRWASKGDFTGPLAVVGRARDRFGAGVAAFDADRDGKIDLYATAAVVGPDGVRDALLLNLGDGRFVDASAEFGLPTDLPSIGVAAGDFDADFFPDLYLARVGPNLLLRNTGEGRFEDLTEATDTDGGDALTVTARWLDLDLDGDLDLFVVNHCDVSRSEQAFTDDSEGGAFTVAYRNDGTPVPVDAGTSLSAAPLAVEGPKANAVAGLETAFSDWSDAIALHDAEVPHSAVAALDIDSDRDLDLVLAADGQPLRVALNDRLGQFHAVDLPADNLAARLGGLLVVDLDQDGRPDLVGLGANGGAIAWRNSSEGRGEALDLKLEPWPIDAKGWRSATVADLDLDGHPDLLSTSLADGEIPAWARNEGDRSSARPLPTAPAASSEDDPSPILGGALVDLFDESPLPDAVYVRDGAPPIVAENLGNGRRWLGLDLAGRWNIYPELMRTNPHGLGTKVSLEGADLSVQYHHTSTESGTAQSITPVVLGLGSSELVPLVRLRWPDGVMQTELNQAADVMVTLAEKNRKTGSCPVLFTWNGERFACIGDILGGGGMGYLVAPGVYSQPDRDEMVHVRADQLAEQGGVYRLSITEPMDEVSYLDHLVLDVVDRPPGVDAHPDERFSPGGNRPTGELIAWRETIAPQAATDLEGDDVLETLSANDRDTVDDFKRHVRWIGYADEHGIVLDFADRLSRFGPDDSLVLCLAGWVEYPYSQTNYAASTAGVELMPPVLERLRDDGSWEVIEADPGYPAGLPRMTTLDLTGKLTGDRCVLRVRTNMECYWDHAFLAVRDPEAERALRVTSLPVSRAKLGAKGYIREVSPDGRLPLLYDYEYVDPAPLAPFAGRLTRFGDVTELLTADDDRLCLVGPGDELRFEFDATAPGLPEAWTRSFVLRSIGYCKDADPFTAGSDAVGPLPWKDMPEYPFGPGVERPRDPESQRDLDTYQTRIAGGD; encoded by the coding sequence ATGCGGCTTCCGCGACGCGACTGCCCGCCGCTCCTCGCACTGGTCCCGCTCGCCATCCTTCTCATGCTCCCCGGGTGCGGCTGGTTCAAGGGTAAGGGCCCGGCCGTCCCCGGGGCGGACATCCCCGGAATCCTTCCTTCGCAGATGGAGCCGGTCCTGGAGGCCCACTACGCCGGCCTCGGCCACATGGAGCGCTACGAGTACGCCGACGCCGCCGCCCGTTTCCGGGAGATCCGGGAACTCGCCCCCGACTGGCAGCCGGCCAAGATCAACCTCGCCATCGCCCTGCTCAATCAGACCGGGGAGGCCATCGCCGATGACGAGTCCCAGTCCGGCGGCGCAACCGAGGCCGGGGGCGACGGCGGCCCCGACCGCTTCGAACAGGCCATCGCGCTGCTCGACGAGGTCCTCGCCGAGGAGCCCGACAACCTCCACGCCCACTACAGCAAGGCGATCATCCTGGAGCAGGTCGGCCGCTGGAAGGAGGCACACGACGAGTTCGCCGCCGTCGTGGAGGGCGACCCCTATGACGCGCATGCCCTCTATTGGTATGCCGTCACCATGCCGGATTCCTCCGGCACCGAGCGGGCCGCCCTGTTCGAGCCCGAGAAACTCGTCGAGCCGCTGGAGAGGGCCCTCGCCATCAATCCTTACCTCGTCCCGGCCCTCTACAACCTCTCACGGGTCTACGTCCGCCCTGAGGTCGGCCGACGCGAGGATTACGACCGACTGACCGACCTGAAGAATCGCCTCGACCCCCAGCGCAGCGAGCCCCCGCCCGGCATGGGAGACACCGCCGCCAAGGTCTACGGCGAGATGGGCCGATACGCCGAACTCGTCGGCCCCCCCTCCCGACGGGTCCCACCGGTGGCCGACGCCCCGCCGCCGAGGTTCTCCGAGATGCGGGTCGCCGAGGTCGAGTTCCCCGAGGGGCACCGCTGGGCCTCGAAGGGCGACTTCACCGGCCCCCTCGCCGTCGTCGGCCGTGCCCGGGACCGCTTCGGGGCCGGGGTCGCCGCCTTCGATGCCGACCGCGACGGCAAGATCGACCTCTACGCCACCGCCGCCGTCGTCGGCCCGGACGGCGTCCGGGATGCGCTCCTGCTCAACCTGGGGGATGGTCGTTTCGTCGACGCGTCCGCCGAATTCGGCCTGCCGACCGACCTCCCCAGCATCGGCGTGGCCGCCGGCGACTTCGACGCCGACTTCTTCCCCGACCTGTACCTCGCCCGGGTCGGGCCCAACCTCCTGCTCCGCAACACCGGCGAGGGCCGCTTCGAGGACCTCACCGAGGCCACCGACACGGACGGCGGCGACGCCCTCACCGTCACGGCCCGCTGGCTCGACCTCGACCTCGATGGCGACCTCGACCTGTTCGTCGTCAACCACTGCGACGTTTCCCGGTCCGAACAGGCATTCACCGACGACTCAGAGGGTGGCGCCTTCACCGTCGCTTACCGCAACGATGGGACGCCGGTCCCGGTCGACGCCGGCACGTCCCTCTCGGCCGCGCCGCTGGCGGTGGAGGGCCCCAAGGCCAACGCCGTCGCCGGCCTGGAAACCGCCTTCTCTGACTGGAGCGACGCGATCGCGCTGCACGATGCGGAGGTCCCGCACTCGGCCGTTGCGGCCCTGGACATCGATTCGGATCGGGACCTCGACCTGGTCCTCGCCGCCGACGGCCAACCCCTGCGCGTCGCGCTGAACGACCGGCTCGGGCAGTTCCACGCCGTCGACCTGCCGGCCGACAACCTCGCCGCCCGCCTGGGGGGGCTGCTCGTCGTCGACCTCGATCAGGACGGCCGACCCGACCTCGTCGGGCTGGGGGCCAACGGCGGTGCGATCGCCTGGCGGAATTCCTCGGAGGGCAGGGGGGAGGCGCTCGACCTGAAGCTGGAGCCCTGGCCGATCGACGCCAAGGGGTGGCGATCGGCCACCGTCGCCGACCTCGACCTCGACGGCCATCCCGACCTGCTCTCGACCTCCCTCGCCGACGGCGAGATCCCCGCCTGGGCCCGCAACGAGGGGGACCGCTCCTCCGCGCGTCCCCTGCCGACCGCCCCCGCAGCATCGTCGGAGGACGACCCGTCGCCGATCCTCGGCGGAGCGCTCGTCGACCTGTTCGACGAGTCGCCCTTGCCCGACGCGGTCTACGTCCGCGACGGCGCCCCGCCGATCGTCGCCGAGAATCTCGGCAACGGCCGACGCTGGCTGGGGCTCGACCTCGCCGGCCGCTGGAACATCTACCCCGAGCTGATGCGGACCAACCCGCATGGCCTGGGGACGAAGGTCTCGCTCGAAGGGGCCGACCTGTCGGTCCAGTACCACCACACCTCGACCGAGTCCGGCACGGCCCAGTCGATCACCCCGGTCGTGCTCGGCCTCGGGAGTTCCGAACTTGTCCCGCTGGTCCGCCTCAGGTGGCCCGACGGCGTGATGCAGACCGAGCTGAACCAGGCCGCCGACGTGATGGTCACGCTCGCCGAGAAGAATCGCAAGACCGGCTCCTGCCCGGTGCTTTTCACGTGGAACGGCGAGCGGTTCGCCTGCATCGGCGACATCCTCGGCGGCGGCGGCATGGGCTACCTCGTCGCCCCCGGGGTGTACAGCCAGCCCGACCGCGACGAGATGGTCCACGTCCGGGCCGATCAGCTGGCGGAGCAGGGGGGCGTCTATCGCCTCTCGATCACCGAGCCGATGGACGAGGTCTCCTACCTCGACCACCTCGTGCTCGACGTCGTCGACCGCCCGCCCGGCGTCGACGCCCACCCCGACGAGCGGTTCTCACCCGGCGGCAACCGCCCGACCGGCGAGCTGATCGCCTGGAGGGAGACGATCGCCCCGCAGGCCGCGACCGACCTGGAGGGGGACGACGTCCTGGAGACGCTTTCGGCGAACGACCGGGACACCGTCGACGACTTCAAGCGGCACGTCCGCTGGATCGGGTATGCCGATGAGCACGGGATCGTCCTCGATTTCGCCGACCGCCTCTCCCGGTTCGGGCCCGACGACTCGCTGGTCCTCTGCCTGGCCGGGTGGGTCGAGTACCCCTACTCCCAGACCAACTACGCGGCCTCGACCGCCGGCGTCGAGCTGATGCCGCCGGTCCTGGAACGCCTCCGGGACGACGGCTCGTGGGAGGTCATCGAGGCCGACCCAGGCTATCCTGCCGGGCTGCCCCGGATGACGACGCTCGACCTGACCGGCAAGCTGACCGGCGATCGCTGCGTCCTCCGGGTCCGGACGAACATGGAATGCTACTGGGATCACGCCTTCCTCGCCGTCCGGGACCCCGAGGCCGAGCGAGCGCTCCGGGTCACCTCGCTCCCCGTCTCCCGGGCGAAGCTGGGGGCGAAGGGTTACATCCGGGAGGTGTCCCCCGACGGCCGGCTCCCACTGCTCTACGACTACGAGTACGTCGACCCGGCCCCGCTGGCCCCATTCGCCGGGAGGCTGACCCGCTTCGGCGACGTGACCGAGCTGCTCACCGCCGACGACGACCGCCTCTGCCTGGTGGGCCCCGGCGACGAGTTGCGGTTCGAATTCGACGCCACCGCCCCAGGGCTCCCCGAGGCCTGGACGCGCAGCTTCGTGCTCCGCTCGATCGGCTACTGCAAGGACGCCGACCCGTTCACCGCCGGGAGCGACGCCGTCGGCCCGCTCCCCTGGAAGGACATGCCCGAATATCCGTTCGGGCCGGGCGTCGAGCGGCCCCGCGACCCGGAGTCTCAACGCGATCTCGACACCTATCAGACCCGCATCGCCGGGGGCGATTGA
- a CDS encoding O-antigen ligase family protein, translating into MGSRAGKTRRPPITTSRSSSVPVDSGQEDSSWLGERIRRIALGLTAALVVARAYWPAEGMTELETGQQLPWTFALLATATLAVTGAMLGRSLRFRFSWADAAIVGLIAAVGVSASQALDRRVAINLAWQWAGVGLAYVLLRNLPRTRAESWALAGILAATAAAVSAYAVYQVGVELPELRRQYERNPERVMALAGVTAEPGSPEYRLFADRLVGSKEPYSTFALANSLGGYVVGPLVLGLGVLLAGLARRFRGDRDPFNPQPTWSSLPMAALPVLLLLVVLLLTKSRSAFLGLVVGGAILAVGLGPKLGRRGVIGGALGSIVAGGLAAAGLFRLGYLDRQVLTEATRSLRFRFEYWVGAWRVLTDGGAWLAGLGPGNFRPEYRLHKLVEASEDVADPHNLLLEVWVVAGIAGLFLLVLGLGLVLWNLLGPARRGSDEPASNPAMEADPPRPASLLAWGGLGGWLAVLMLGDLNLFADDNESLLRWLVLGAGWGLAVGLAGPLWARVPPSGVAFGAAVVAIAVNLLAAGGIGYAPVSCMLWGLAAVGLNLRDDRPAGRLRELPGLFPPFVAAAVLSALLGTFYGTVSPYWRSQALMNRADAILADHPNIPRQEDMDEVARLLDRAIAADAYATRPYLALAELELLAWLGRGAPPEDAAWNRVEEILTEARTPPRSPLSLEVRVARLNIAARMLDARRDLPSSVQGQLRTIIADAAYTIAELNPTSALAHAQAAEALAAVDQFDRAAGEAERALELDALIPHTEKKLSGPSRERLVEAIPEWRGKAEEVRAAPAEGTSNEG; encoded by the coding sequence ATGGGCAGCCGAGCCGGCAAGACGCGACGCCCCCCGATCACGACCTCCCGATCGTCGTCGGTCCCGGTCGATTCGGGGCAGGAGGACTCCTCCTGGCTCGGCGAACGGATCCGCCGGATCGCGCTGGGGCTGACCGCCGCCCTGGTCGTCGCCCGGGCCTACTGGCCGGCGGAGGGGATGACCGAGCTGGAGACGGGGCAGCAGCTCCCTTGGACCTTCGCCCTGCTCGCCACCGCCACCCTCGCGGTGACGGGGGCGATGCTCGGTCGGTCGCTCCGGTTCCGATTCTCGTGGGCCGACGCGGCGATCGTCGGGCTGATCGCGGCGGTCGGGGTGAGCGCCTCGCAGGCGCTGGACCGCCGGGTGGCGATCAACCTGGCGTGGCAGTGGGCCGGCGTGGGGCTCGCCTACGTCCTGCTCCGGAATCTGCCGAGGACCCGGGCGGAATCCTGGGCCCTGGCCGGCATCCTCGCGGCGACGGCGGCGGCGGTCTCGGCGTATGCGGTCTATCAGGTCGGCGTCGAACTGCCCGAGCTTCGTCGGCAGTACGAGCGGAACCCCGAGCGCGTGATGGCCCTGGCAGGGGTGACGGCGGAGCCGGGCTCCCCCGAATACCGGCTGTTCGCCGACCGGCTGGTCGGCTCGAAAGAACCCTATTCGACCTTCGCCCTGGCGAACTCGCTGGGGGGCTACGTCGTCGGGCCGCTCGTGCTGGGCCTCGGCGTCCTGCTGGCGGGGCTGGCGCGAAGGTTCCGGGGTGATCGGGATCCCTTCAACCCGCAACCGACCTGGTCCTCGCTGCCGATGGCGGCGCTTCCGGTGCTGCTGCTGCTCGTCGTGCTGCTGCTGACCAAGAGTCGGAGCGCCTTCCTCGGCCTGGTGGTGGGTGGGGCGATCCTCGCGGTCGGCCTGGGCCCGAAGCTGGGCCGGCGGGGGGTCATCGGCGGGGCCCTGGGGTCGATCGTCGCCGGGGGCCTGGCGGCGGCCGGGCTCTTTCGCCTCGGCTACCTCGATCGGCAGGTGCTGACGGAGGCGACCCGGTCCCTGCGGTTCCGGTTCGAGTACTGGGTCGGCGCCTGGAGGGTCCTCACCGACGGCGGCGCCTGGCTGGCCGGCCTCGGCCCCGGGAACTTCCGGCCGGAGTACCGCTTGCACAAGCTCGTCGAGGCGAGTGAGGACGTCGCCGACCCGCATAACCTCCTCCTGGAAGTCTGGGTCGTCGCCGGGATCGCCGGACTGTTCCTGCTGGTGCTCGGGCTCGGATTGGTGCTCTGGAATCTGCTCGGTCCGGCTCGACGCGGGAGCGACGAGCCGGCATCGAATCCGGCGATGGAGGCCGACCCGCCCCGGCCCGCCTCCCTGCTGGCCTGGGGAGGGCTCGGGGGATGGCTGGCGGTCCTGATGCTCGGCGACCTGAATCTCTTCGCCGATGACAACGAATCCCTGCTCCGCTGGCTCGTGCTCGGCGCGGGCTGGGGGCTGGCCGTCGGGCTGGCCGGTCCGCTCTGGGCGAGGGTCCCGCCGTCCGGGGTCGCCTTCGGGGCCGCGGTGGTGGCGATCGCGGTCAACCTGCTCGCGGCCGGGGGCATCGGCTACGCGCCGGTCTCCTGCATGCTCTGGGGCCTGGCGGCGGTCGGCCTCAACCTCAGGGACGACCGGCCCGCCGGGAGGCTCCGGGAGTTGCCGGGCCTCTTCCCCCCCTTCGTGGCGGCGGCGGTCCTCTCGGCCCTGCTCGGCACCTTCTACGGCACGGTCTCCCCCTACTGGAGATCCCAGGCGCTCATGAACCGGGCCGACGCCATCCTCGCCGACCACCCCAATATCCCGAGGCAGGAAGACATGGACGAGGTCGCCCGCCTGCTCGACCGCGCCATCGCCGCCGACGCCTACGCCACCCGCCCCTATCTCGCCCTGGCCGAGCTGGAGTTGCTCGCCTGGCTCGGGCGGGGGGCGCCTCCGGAGGACGCGGCCTGGAACCGGGTCGAGGAGATCCTCACCGAGGCCCGGACCCCGCCCCGCAGTCCCCTCTCGCTGGAGGTCCGAGTCGCCCGGTTGAACATCGCCGCCCGGATGCTCGACGCGAGACGGGACCTGCCTTCCTCGGTGCAGGGCCAGTTGCGGACGATCATCGCCGATGCCGCCTACACGATCGCCGAGCTGAATCCCACCAGCGCCCTCGCCCATGCTCAGGCGGCCGAGGCGCTCGCGGCCGTCGACCAGTTCGATCGGGCGGCCGGCGAGGCGGAGCGGGCCCTCGAACTCGACGCCCTGATCCCCCACACGGAGAAGAAATTGTCGGGGCCGTCCCGCGAGCGGCTGGTCGAGGCGATCCCGGAGTGGCGGGGGAAGGCCGAGGAGGTCCGGGCGGCTCCCGCTGAGGGGACGAGCAATGAGGGCTGA
- a CDS encoding glycosyltransferase family 4 protein, with amino-acid sequence MIEAMAGLGLFSAGAVLCYGLCLVVRSVAPRVGLIDTPGGRKAHEAPTPMGGGVAIWLALVLVLGLGTAWVASGLPLPPEMSKHAEGSMLRVRSLWVIVGLATGMMLVGLADDRFRLDWKPRLALQVLAAAGLVAAGAQITLFGPLGWPPIRWGITILWVVGLTNSFNFLDNMDGLSAGVGLIVALLFVGAQAAVGALFVPAVLLVLAGSLAGFLVHNSPPARLFMGDAGSNFLGFLLGAMTVVGTFTKDYPGSGDSPYGVLAPLLVMAVPLYDTASVILIRVRAGRSPFQADRSHFSHRLIERGLTPPWAVRTIYLVTLSGGLGALLLHRLDGWGAAVVVSQTLCVLGVVAILEIKRPKATASGPPSPPAPADEATTGSIR; translated from the coding sequence GTGATCGAGGCGATGGCCGGGCTCGGCCTGTTCTCGGCGGGGGCGGTGCTCTGCTACGGGCTCTGCCTGGTGGTGCGTTCGGTGGCCCCTCGGGTGGGGCTGATCGACACCCCGGGGGGACGGAAGGCCCACGAGGCGCCGACCCCGATGGGGGGCGGCGTCGCCATCTGGCTGGCGCTCGTCCTGGTGCTCGGCCTGGGGACGGCCTGGGTCGCCTCCGGGCTCCCCCTCCCCCCCGAGATGTCGAAACATGCCGAGGGGTCGATGCTCCGGGTCCGCTCGCTCTGGGTCATCGTCGGCCTGGCGACCGGGATGATGCTCGTCGGCCTGGCCGACGACCGTTTCCGACTCGACTGGAAGCCGAGGCTGGCCCTGCAGGTGCTGGCGGCGGCGGGGCTGGTCGCGGCCGGGGCGCAGATCACCCTGTTCGGGCCGCTCGGCTGGCCCCCGATCCGGTGGGGGATCACGATCCTCTGGGTGGTCGGGCTGACCAATTCGTTCAACTTCCTCGACAACATGGACGGGCTGTCGGCGGGGGTGGGCCTGATCGTCGCGTTGCTGTTCGTCGGGGCGCAGGCGGCGGTCGGTGCGCTGTTCGTGCCCGCGGTCTTGCTGGTGCTGGCGGGGTCCCTGGCGGGGTTCCTGGTGCACAATTCCCCCCCCGCCAGGCTCTTCATGGGGGACGCGGGGAGCAATTTCCTCGGGTTCCTGCTCGGGGCGATGACGGTGGTCGGCACCTTCACGAAGGATTACCCGGGCTCGGGTGACTCGCCGTACGGGGTGCTCGCCCCGCTGCTGGTGATGGCCGTGCCGCTCTACGACACGGCGTCGGTCATCCTGATCCGCGTGCGGGCGGGCCGCAGTCCCTTCCAGGCGGACCGGAGCCACTTCTCGCACCGGCTGATCGAACGCGGGTTGACCCCGCCGTGGGCCGTGCGGACGATCTACCTGGTGACGCTCTCCGGGGGCCTGGGGGCCTTGCTGCTGCACCGGCTCGACGGCTGGGGGGCGGCGGTCGTGGTGTCGCAGACGCTCTGCGTGCTGGGCGTCGTGGCGATCCTGGAAATCAAGCGGCCGAAGGCGACGGCGTCGGGGCCCCCGTCGCCACCGGCACCGGCCGACGAGGCGACCACGGGATCAATCCGCTGA
- a CDS encoding proline--tRNA ligase: MLWSNALIPTQKESPADAVAPSHVLLLRAGMIRQLGAGTYTYLPLGLRVLKKAERIVREEMDDAGALELLMPAMHPIELWEETGRVGTMGEVLIKFDLGGDRKVCLGPTHEEVITDLARAFLTSYRQLPITAYQIQTKFRNEPRPRFGIVRTREFLMKDAYSFGADVEQLNASYEVMYEAYCRIFDRCGLPYVAVEAESGPIGGDASHEFMVPSPSGEDQLIHCGKCGYAANVEKAEVGTIDDPSPAPGDVPPPSEVETPGKRTIEEVASFLKVSPEETGKLLVFLADGKPVAVLVRGDHEANEGKVRRAFGASTLEPADAAAIQKATGAPMGFLGPVDLKLPMVVDQSVAAMPRVVVGGNKEDVHLKDVVPGRDFPLDRVLDLRNALAGDPCPRCGATLEVGNGIEIGHVFKLGTKYSDAMGAMFQDAEGKTHPLIMGCYGIGVNRIVASAVEAGNDKNGIIWPLNLAPYEVLIVPLQVDPDGEVMAKASEIAEALKFAGADVLIDDRDQRPGPKFKDADLIGVPLRVVVGDRGLKEGKVELKWRHEAEASTVPAEGAGLAVVEKLIAARQAEDRRVAQRAEQRAARQGQSA, encoded by the coding sequence GTGCTCTGGTCGAACGCCCTGATCCCGACCCAGAAGGAGTCGCCGGCCGACGCCGTGGCGCCGAGCCACGTGCTGCTGCTGAGGGCCGGGATGATCCGGCAGCTCGGGGCGGGGACCTACACGTATCTCCCCCTGGGCCTCCGGGTCCTGAAGAAGGCCGAGCGGATCGTCCGGGAGGAGATGGACGACGCCGGGGCGCTGGAACTGCTGATGCCGGCGATGCACCCGATCGAGCTCTGGGAGGAGACCGGCCGGGTCGGCACGATGGGCGAGGTGCTCATCAAGTTCGACCTCGGGGGCGACCGCAAGGTCTGCCTCGGGCCGACCCACGAGGAGGTGATCACCGACCTCGCCCGGGCCTTCCTCACCTCCTATCGCCAGTTGCCGATCACGGCCTATCAGATCCAGACGAAGTTCCGCAACGAGCCACGTCCCCGGTTCGGCATCGTCCGGACCCGGGAGTTCCTGATGAAGGACGCGTACAGCTTCGGCGCCGACGTCGAGCAGCTCAACGCCAGCTACGAGGTCATGTACGAGGCCTATTGCCGGATCTTCGACCGCTGCGGCCTGCCCTACGTCGCGGTCGAGGCCGAGAGCGGCCCGATCGGCGGCGACGCCTCGCACGAGTTCATGGTCCCCTCGCCCTCGGGGGAGGACCAGCTCATCCACTGCGGGAAGTGCGGCTACGCGGCGAACGTGGAGAAGGCGGAGGTCGGCACGATCGACGACCCCTCCCCCGCCCCGGGAGACGTACCGCCCCCCTCGGAGGTCGAGACGCCGGGGAAGAGGACGATCGAGGAGGTCGCGTCGTTCCTGAAGGTCTCCCCCGAGGAGACGGGCAAGCTGCTCGTCTTCCTGGCCGACGGCAAGCCGGTGGCCGTCCTGGTCCGGGGCGATCACGAGGCGAATGAGGGGAAGGTCCGCCGCGCCTTCGGGGCATCGACCCTGGAGCCGGCCGACGCGGCGGCGATCCAGAAGGCCACCGGTGCCCCGATGGGCTTCCTCGGGCCGGTCGACCTCAAGCTCCCGATGGTCGTGGACCAGTCGGTCGCGGCCATGCCCCGGGTAGTCGTCGGCGGGAACAAGGAGGACGTCCACTTGAAGGACGTCGTCCCCGGCCGGGACTTCCCGCTCGACCGGGTGCTCGACCTCCGCAACGCCCTGGCCGGTGATCCCTGCCCCCGGTGCGGGGCGACGCTGGAGGTGGGCAACGGGATCGAGATCGGCCACGTCTTCAAGCTCGGCACTAAGTATTCCGACGCGATGGGGGCGATGTTCCAGGACGCCGAGGGGAAGACGCACCCGCTCATCATGGGGTGCTACGGGATCGGCGTGAACCGGATCGTCGCCTCCGCCGTCGAGGCGGGGAACGACAAGAACGGGATCATCTGGCCCCTGAACCTCGCGCCCTACGAGGTGCTGATCGTCCCGCTCCAGGTCGACCCGGACGGCGAGGTGATGGCCAAGGCGAGCGAGATCGCCGAGGCCCTGAAGTTCGCCGGGGCCGACGTGCTGATCGACGACCGGGACCAGCGTCCCGGCCCCAAGTTCAAGGACGCCGACCTGATCGGGGTCCCCCTGCGGGTGGTCGTCGGCGATCGGGGGCTGAAGGAGGGGAAGGTCGAGCTGAAGTGGCGGCACGAAGCCGAGGCGTCGACCGTGCCGGCCGAGGGGGCGGGCCTGGCCGTGGTGGAGAAGCTGATCGCCGCGCGGCAGGCCGAGGACCGCCGGGTGGCGCAGCGGGCCGAGCAGCGGGCCGCCCGTCAGGGGCAATCGGCATGA
- a CDS encoding cytochrome c3 family protein: MASNEPGTDAPPPPPDASSQIREAILLGVVGLVAVGGLLWWTAREPEPEASELRGATSAHPAGFTRADFVGDDACADCHPSIAVYHERNGHSRTFRPAADRALAQQLDGREVVDFERPGVTWSFLLEDDRFAVERRQGDRVDRLPIDYAFGSGYHATTFLSVLDDDPRDFTLREHRLTSYADGSVRITPGQGMDEPSPGTDALGRILTGEDAFDCIKCHVTLTSMTDPDTVDVHSMIPTVSCERCHGPGRAHVEAARRGDHPDDLAMPFGPGRYSANDQMLLCGACHRHPSQAPVAALRPGNSELARFQPVGLMQSACYIESNGALSCTTCHDAHDRPSRDASSYTATCLSCHKPSHPSQTPCPVSPSQDCTSCHMPRVDAGQGIRFADHWIRVRDDTEVEPPGDASRPH; the protein is encoded by the coding sequence ATGGCCTCGAACGAACCCGGCACCGACGCCCCCCCGCCCCCACCGGACGCCTCCTCCCAGATCCGCGAGGCGATCCTCCTCGGCGTCGTCGGGCTGGTCGCCGTCGGCGGGCTCCTCTGGTGGACGGCCCGCGAGCCCGAGCCGGAGGCCTCCGAGCTCCGGGGCGCCACCTCGGCCCACCCGGCCGGCTTCACCCGGGCGGACTTCGTCGGCGACGACGCCTGCGCCGACTGTCACCCGTCGATCGCCGTCTACCACGAGCGCAACGGCCACAGCCGGACCTTCCGCCCCGCCGCCGACCGCGCCCTTGCGCAGCAGCTCGACGGCCGGGAGGTCGTCGACTTCGAGCGGCCCGGGGTCACCTGGAGCTTCCTCCTGGAGGACGACCGCTTCGCCGTCGAGCGTCGGCAGGGGGACCGGGTCGACCGGCTGCCGATCGACTACGCCTTCGGCTCCGGCTACCACGCCACCACGTTCCTCAGCGTCCTCGACGACGACCCTCGGGACTTCACCCTCCGGGAGCACCGGCTCACCTCCTACGCCGACGGCTCGGTCCGGATCACCCCCGGCCAGGGGATGGACGAGCCCTCCCCCGGCACCGACGCGCTGGGCCGGATCCTCACCGGGGAGGACGCCTTCGACTGCATCAAGTGCCACGTCACCCTGACCTCGATGACCGACCCGGACACCGTCGACGTGCACTCGATGATCCCCACCGTCTCCTGCGAGCGTTGCCACGGCCCAGGCCGCGCGCACGTCGAGGCCGCCCGCCGGGGGGACCACCCCGACGACCTCGCCATGCCCTTCGGCCCCGGCCGCTATTCGGCCAACGACCAGATGCTCCTCTGCGGCGCCTGCCACCGTCACCCGTCGCAGGCCCCGGTCGCCGCGCTGCGTCCCGGCAATTCCGAGCTCGCCCGCTTCCAGCCCGTCGGCCTGATGCAGTCGGCCTGCTACATCGAGAGCAATGGCGCCCTGAGCTGCACCACCTGCCACGACGCCCACGACCGCCCTTCCCGCGACGCCTCCTCCTATACCGCCACCTGCCTCTCCTGCCACAAGCCGTCCCACCCCTCCCAGACGCCCTGCCCTGTCTCCCCATCCCAGGATTGCACCTCCTGCCACATGCCCCGGGTCGACGCCGGGCAGGGGATCCGGTTCGCCGACCACTGGATCCGGGTCCGGGACGATACCGAGGTCGAACCGCCCGGCGACGCCTCAAGGCCCCACTGA